ctctttaaataataaaaaaaatctgaatTAAACTTTTTCAATAAGTAAAAAGATGAATTGAgtattaaatcaaaatattagCATTGATCTTAGGAGGAACTTCTGGAACCAGCTCTGGGACGGTTCTATTAATCTTTCATCTCTATATTTAGAgatcagaaaataatttatatttgaaaatatattttaataaaataatttatttttaatttaaaaaaatatattaacaaatttatatataaagcttaaaatagaaaaataattttatttttaaaagataaagttattttatttaaaataatttatttttttataaaaaaatattttttattaactaaattttctCAATATACCAAatgctaaaaaaataaaaaaaatattttacttatgaaacaaataaaatcttttGAGTTAGAATGGTTTTATACATTAGCATTAGGgttgagcattcggtcggttcagctttgaaccgaataaactgaaaatcaaaattttagtatttacaaagaccaaaccgaaccgattttggttagaaactgaatcaaaccgaaccggtctgattcggttcggtttgatcggttttgattttaataatttttaatttttttacactttatttttaatattttaaaatttaattaaaatattttaatcttaatatgatttaatttatctatattattgaaaaaagatattattattcctaatcggttcggttcggttttttcgatttttttctgattaaaactgaactgaaccaaaataactgaaatttctgaaattaaaaattgaaccgaactaaaatgtataaaaaatcaaactaaaattttaaatcaattcgattcaatcgattttttcgatttgaaccgaatactgctcaccctaaTTAGGATCGCTCCGAACCGCCATTAGAGTTTCCTTTGACTTTGCCTTGCTTAAActggttattattattattaggggctactaaaaaaaattatgtgatTTAGTGCCTTTTTTAAAACTAATCTTTCATgttcattaaatttaatcttttatatgttcaactataattaataaaaaaaaattgaatcaataaTTTTGATTATTGTATCTTAAATCAAGACTAAGAAATTCTTTTACATTTAACTTTTCTCTTTTGATTTAATTAGGATAAAAAGAAAATGGTGTTATTTTTCgcctataaaatattaaaatttaataaaaatatagattaatttataaatataaagacTTATTTGTAGTTATAATTTTtagaaatcaatttataaaaatatatgaattaatttaaattaaaaatataaaatttaaattaaagaattattttattaatcagggccaaattttaaaaatacaaaaatacatATATAGTTTTCACTAAAgtttaaagattaaattataatttaactgTAATATTTATCGGTTTCGGAGGACTAACTGTAATGATTTGGAAACCGggccgctatcggcgctagaattcagatcgacttaagatcgccggaatccgtaacaagcctaacatacatcctgttataccggatgaaatcccatacatgatcatatattttttaaaaaacttaaactttacatataccaaacttgacctgtgcatgcatcataactgtaaacataaaattctcatactagagccctcatcaaatactctagtagggtccacatctcatacatcaagcttggttcaacatatctcatcatcaaaaatatttacataaagatcatgtacaaaagagataacaatctatcaatagggccaaacacaatattatccacaatacattacatgtgcattactaatctattacatagacataaccaTTATCCTTACTGACCTCCTGAGCtctctctgaccctgcaaacctggggttaggggaaaggggtgagctactaaagcccagtgagcagaacaataaaacaatttataaacatatgcttttatgaaatgcatcacaacacaaacaattcacatcacagatggacttgtcaccagtaaccctctgcaTATCCAAGTGCCCGGCCCACAACgggagctccttaggactttcacttaatcataacataacatatccaactgtgccaggggcatagactGGGCAACCCtgatctttcccttacatagtgccaggacgCGTAGAATGGGCGGCCTTGGTCTTCCatatccgtatcatatcataacctgctcgagggctagtgggtcattcaATATCTATctacatcaacagcaaattatgcaatacatcatattcgtgaattctaatgcaacaacctataaacatggcaatcgtgatgcatgaatatgctcgaaagtttagttactttaaaaaaataataagtagttttgttctactcacctctgcctgACACTGGAACAACTAACTCACTGATGGTCTCCTCGgtttctcaggtccgatcctacacaggtggactcaaatgagggaccaaacaaactctaacatgacactaaacatctccccaaaaactctctaaaacatcataaaacatgcatagaaaacaagcaaaggaaggctgggcaggggactttcggcggcaagttcggcggccgaaggtccctacatatccgaaagtcaggcactttcgggggcaaggttcggtggccgaaagtcttcacagatccgaaagtcactaacattcgggggcaggttcggcggccgaaactctcctccagagccgaaagtccaactttcaggggcgagtttaggcggccaaaattgcctcccctggcaggttcggtggccgaaccttgcttcgactgccgaacctgggtcttcctgggTGACAGAAACCGATTCTGCCTCGCCCatccagccaccaaaactctccaaaacaCACATCCAactgttctaaaacatgcatatacattcattcatgcataaggggtataaaactagcataaaccccaacaaacatcaacatagcatcacatttttcattaaactaacataaaccctaacattttagatctaaCCAAAACATGTATCAATACCCCTTaacctttcataaaacttacttaaaaacataagagaagatgaggatctacacttacctcttgaagaccaagggtagatgcgacccaaacttggagatgaggaggaaacgagttccggaggtctccaagcttcaaaactttggattaagcttaaaatcttcaaaaacaagatagaaactcataaaaatcatgagaaacttgaaggaaaagcacaagatcgacaaggggtggcggagactcaccttgcccggaaatggagagagaaaactcgcccattttcggacagagggccttttataggtggctggccagaccaccttcgggggccaaaggtgcctccgcatccaccccatgttcgacggccgaacctggtcccttCTCTCaatctcttttattttcttctttaaaactttaactcaaaactaaccattaaaatcatgaaaaacattttgaaaaaacatgttttaccctcctagaggtcccgacatccgagattccaaattccaatggagattccgtcggaaggttggaattccgacgctggagtctagccgggtattacactaacgGCTTAAAAGTATAAAAGCTTTTTATCTTATAAATGAAAATGCATTAAACCACGTCTTACTATGCAGTTCTACTTGTTAAGACAGATGAAACAAGCTAAAATCCTAGGACATGATAACTAGCACTCGTTGAATGTTTAGCctttcaacggagattccgtcagaaggttggaattccgacgccgaAGTCTAACCAGGTATTACACTAACGGCTTAAAAGTATAAAAGCTTTTTATCTTATAAATGAAAATGCATTAAACCACGTCTTACTATGCAGTTCTACTTGTTAAGACAGATGAAACAAGCTAAAATCCTAGGACATGATAACTAGCACTTGCTGAATGTTTAGCCTTTCAAAAATTTACTGATAATTGAGATAGTAGATGCTATAGAAGCACCCCTAATAATCTAGCTTATTTGAGTTTTTGCTGCACCACCTGGATAAATACTCTTCAATAAGGATATTGCCATTGGGATCATACTGATGAGTGCAATCTGCAGTTCTGAGCTACTGGTCTTGATGGTGATCTGTCCACTTTGTCTGTTGTTCATTCCAACATTGATAGCCATTTTCGAGTTTCGACCAATAGAGAATTGAGATTGTAAATTGGCCATTACACCAAGATCACCTCTCCACTTCATTAGAGACAATCCTAATGTCGATTCATCTTGCTCTACTGGAAACTCTTTGCTCTTGAGGTGAACTTCCAAGTTGGCTCCATATGCTGTATCACCTCCAGATCTTACAGCACCAGCATTTCCCACCAAAGCCAAGAGCTTTCCGATACCAATTTGGTCCTCAATTTTCAGTCCTGTGGCCACATTTTTACTCAGCTTAGTAATGGATATCCCAGCAGATGTTTtgtttatcttaaaatttttgaattttgtttCGCTCCTGAGGATATATCCAAGTTGGCTCCCAATTGTCTGGATGTCAAATCCTGCCATTGTTGATCCATTTTCTCCATGCTTTGCAGAAATTGAGGAATCTAAGTGGATATTAAAATCTTTCTTGTCCTTTGTGATTTGAACAGTAAATGCACCTGGGAACTGACCAGCAAGGGCAAGATTTCCTTCAAGACTAACACCATCATACCCACAATCATGGTCCCAACCCTTTGAGTCCAGAACTGGTCTCACAAGAAGCTGTGGCGCAGGCTCTAACATTCGGTACCTGTAAGAAGGATTGTCACTGTCGAAGGAATGCGGGAGGACAAATTCAGGCATGGGAACTGGCACTGTTGCTGGACTTGCATCTTCCTGGTCCACATCTTCTCTTCTGCTATCTTTGCTTTTCTTCTTGAGCACCTTCAACCTTTTCACCTCCTCTCTCCACTGCTTCTTTTGTAGGAGTTTCACTCGATAATCATACTCATCAAAATAtgctttcttttgctttctGGAGAGCTTATTAACCTGAGATTTCTTCAGAGGCTTGAATGGTGGAAGTCGGTCATACTCATTTTCTCCATCAGAATCTGATAAATCTATCAATTCCACATCCGAATCAACATCATCACCACCTTGCTCAGCAGCGAGTTTTGGATGAGGGCGAGACTGCAATAGAGAAGATACCAAGTGGGCCAGAGGTAGATGTAGTTGTAAGCCAAACAGCTTCTTGTGATCAAAAGGATCTACAGGCTTGGTTAGAGAACTCACTTTTGATAAAATCTTCAATGAGTAACACAAAAGTAACAATTGGGGTCTCCAACTTTGTCCATTGGGGAGGATACTTTGTCCTTCTTTGTTCCTTTCACATGACGGATGATTCTCAGCAAGACATACAGGACGCATCATACTTGGATGCATTAGACGCAGATCACCAACTGCTTGGCTGATAGCCAGCTGAACACTATGTGATCGTTGAGCAACAAAAACCTCAAAACTTAAGGGTGATCCAAATGGTCCATCTGGAGGAGTAGCTGCTGCATGGGTTAGAATGACAATGGCGTTTCGCCATACCGACGCAGTGAGAGAATTTGTGAGTGAGGCTAACAATGACAAGTCTAGGTCTCTTGTGTGAGCGTCTAGCCGATCAACATAAAGAACAACATCTGGAGGGTACTTCTTGGTTATCTTCTTTATGGATGCTAATATTCTCCTGTTGGTAGCTTCTTCCTTCATAGAGGATCTGAGACCTGGGGTGTCAAGGATTCTGAACCTAACTCCATCTATTATGCCGACAATCTCCCCAACTCTTGTTGTGCCAGATTCAAATGCATTGACCATGGCTTTCTTTTCAccaaaaattgaatttatagtTGCACTTTTCCCCACTCCAGTTTTCCCAATAACTAAAATGTTTAAGCAGAAGTCTAAATCATCTTTGCCCTCTGCTTCAAGCTGTGCGGCCATTTTCTTAGAATCTTCAAGGTTAGATTCTTGGTGAACATGTAACCCTGAAGCTAGGACCAACCTGTGTAGCACATGTGTAACTATTGAATCTTCCAGAGAATGTCCAAGTCGCTGGACAAGCCTCAAGTACTTCACTCTAATGTGTTGTATCTTTTCAATcatcttcttttcttccttACCTGTATCATTATTCACAACATCCTTGATCATACCCGATTGAGAAGCTCGGCTTATTGTGTCAAATGAGGAACCTGAACCAGCAGGGCGCCCAACAGAAACTACACCAGAATCAACTAAAGTTTCAGTGGTACTGTCTCCATCCAACTCAGCTCCAGTTGCTGCTTTCAAAAGAGTCAATGTAGCAGAGTCAAATACTTTTGTTTCATGCTCCTTATCTGTCTCCAATTTTTCATCTGGGTCGAGAATAATCTGTCCATCAACCGTCTCTTGATGATCATGGAAATCATCAGCAATCGGAGAAGGAGAGGAGGTTGAACTTTTTTCCAATTTACTCAGGATATTCTCAATATTTCCAGTTCCTTCAAATATCAATTCTTCAACCCCTTCAGAAAGCAAACCTTTTTGCCCTCCTACCTCTTCTGAATCATGGTTTGCTTCATCTCTTATACCAAGGGAAATCGTATCTCCCTGAGATGCTTCTTCCAATCTATCACCTCCACATATTTCAGGCAAGTCACTATCCCCTAACAAATCCTCAGTCTGAATTTCATTCACCTCAAATGCATTGTCTACATATTCAACTAAACTAGCGTCCTCACTGCCTTTCTCAAGAGCAAGACTTCCATTGAAGACGCGGCCCTTATCACCCTTCATGAAATCTATAGCATTTTCTTCCTCCACTCCCACAACTTCCACTTTCATTTCTTGAGGTTCTGGCACAATCTTCTGAATTGACTCATCATCAGGGTTAATTACATCTATAAATGTATGGTTAAAACTGTTAACTATCTCACTCATCTGTTGCTTTAGCAGAATAGTACCATCTCCCTTCAATTCTCCTATATGTGGCAAAATGTTATGAACCTGATTCATTTCACTCTCACAGGAATCACCACAACCATTAATTACTTCAGCAATCTGTTCCTTTAGCTGGCTGGCACCGCATGGCTCATATACATGATCCATGAAATCATTCTCCAAACTCTTTCTGTTGTGCCCATCTATACCAATCCGCTCAATTTTTTCTTGCTCCAAATTGTCAAGTTGCAACCTTTCTTCAACAAATTGCCTAGCATCGCCGCCCGTTTGAGACAAAAAGGCGTCATCCTTGCTCTCCATGGAAAACTCAATAGAAGCCTTTGGGACAACAACTTGACCACCATCCTTGCGCAATTCAATTGAAACAAGATCATCAACAACAtgcttaactttttctttcatttctgaATTCTCTTTATTTTCCATCTCAACTTGAGCTTCCAATGTAACCACGTCAGAATCATCCTCGGTCAATGCAACTGAAACAAAACCATTAGGAGAAGCCTTTCCTGCAAATTTACCATCTTCGCACCTTGGAACACTATGATCTGCTGCTCTAACAGAATTGCCTGAGAGCAAATCATCATTATCTTCAACTGGTAGTAGCTCAATCTTGTTCACAACATATGGATCTCTTCGCAACAATAACTCATCTTTATCTTCTTCAGCAGCCGGCACTTTGACTCTAGGTGCAATAAAAATAGCCGAAAATCTGCCATCTCCTTCGTTGCTTATTAACTCCTCAAAATCATCTTCATCCATTGACAATTGCGCGACAGGCATGTTATGCTGCAAATCGGGACTATAGGATCCAACAGCATGACTATGTTCATTAGTAACGCCACTCTCCTGCTCGTTTACAGTGGAATTTCCCGAACTTTCTTCATCTGGGTTGGGCACAAAAGGCTTAGAGAGTTGATATTTGTCCAAAATGCGACTCTCCTCAGGCTTTTCATCATCTGGGTCACCTGCAAAAAACTTCTCCGATGCACTTTCAAACTCCTCGCAACTAACATACTCCTCAGACCCATGATCAATACTACTGCTAGTGTCAGTATCACTATAAGCATGATCAATATAATCGGCAGATTCATAATCAAGAGAATCATCATCAGGAGTGATAGGAGCTCGGATAGGAAGAGAAGCTGCAGGCAATAATAATGAAGTGGACAAAGAAGGGGACCCTTGTACCTTGGAAAGAGAAACATGGGGCATTGAGGCCATGACCTGGAGCTCTTGTTTTTATTGGAAATAGAGAAAACAAAAGGGGAGTGTCGTGATGATTCTTGAATCTTGGGTTTATGGCTGGTGGTGTCCTTCTGGGTAGTTGAGAAAAAAGGGAGCTATTGAGGCACAGAGGAGATTCCGTTTTGGAGGCTTGTGAAAGATGGACATACGGGGATAGGTTTTGTCTCTTGTGATTATTATGTTTGGTTCTATTAGTTTTGAAAGCAATGAGCCACACATAGCTGGTCCATGAACCCTTCCACACCATCCAGGTTACTCAGCCTTTAGCctgaattttcttttccttttttttttcttttagcatACAACACTAAAGAAAAAAGATCAAGAAGAAAATCAAGAGCGGCGGCTTAAAAACCCTTAATGGCGGTTTGACTGAGCTTATCTTCCGTTGGACGACCTTACACTTACCGAGATGATACACGAGCAGTTGGCCAACTTCATTTATTAAATCTTTTAGTACCTAAAACTCCGCATTAAACCTAAAATAATGCTAGCTAAAATAGTAGTTAGCTTGGAAAGATCATCTTACGGTGGTAAATCGATCAACCGTACATTAAATA
The genomic region above belongs to Manihot esculenta cultivar AM560-2 chromosome 3, M.esculenta_v8, whole genome shotgun sequence and contains:
- the LOC110610360 gene encoding translocase of chloroplast 101, chloroplastic isoform X2; the encoded protein is MASMPHVSLSKVQGSPSLSTSLLLPAASLPIRAPITPDDDSLDYESADYIDHAYSDTDTSSSIDHGSEEYVSCEEFESASEKFFAGDPDDEKPEESRILDKYQLSKPFVPNPDEESSGNSTVNEQESGVTNEHSHAVGSYSPDLQHNMPVAQLSMDEDDFEELISNEGDGRFSAIFIAPRVKVPAAEEDKDELLLRRDPYVVNKIELLPVEDNDDLLSGNSVRAADHSVPRCEDGKFAGKASPNGFVSVALTEDDSDVVTLEAQVEMENKENSEMKEKVKHVVDDLVSIELRKDGGQVVVPKASIEFSMESKDDAFLSQTGGDARQFVEERLQLDNLEQEKIERIGIDGHNRKSLENDFMDHVYEPCGASQLKEQIAEVINGCGDSCESEMNQVHNILPHIGELKGDGTILLKQQMSEIVNSFNHTFIDVINPDDESIQKIVPEPQEMKVEVVGVEEENAIDFMKGDKGRVFNGSLALEKGSEDASLVEYVDNAFEVNEIQTEDLLGDSDLPEICGGDRLEEASQGDTISLGIRDEANHDSEEVGGQKGLLSEGVEELIFEGTGNIENILSKLEKSSTSSPSPIADDFHDHQETVDGQIILDPDEKLETDKEHETKVFDSATLTLLKAATGAELDGDSTTETLVDSGVVSVGRPAGSGSSFDTISRASQSGMIKDVVNNDTGKEEKKMIEKIQHIRVKYLRLVQRLGHSLEDSIVTHVLHRLVLASGLHVHQESNLEDSKKMAAQLEAEGKDDLDFCLNILVIGKTGVGKSATINSIFGEKKAMVNAFESGTTRVGEIVGIIDGVRFRILDTPGLRSSMKEEATNRRILASIKKITKKYPPDVVLYVDRLDAHTRDLDLSLLASLTNSLTASVWRNAIVILTHAAATPPDGPFGSPLSFEVFVAQRSHSVQLAISQAVGDLRLMHPSMMRPVCLAENHPSCERNKEGQSILPNGQSWRPQLLLLCYSLKILSKSRPHPKLAAEQGGDDVDSDVELIDLSDSDGENEYDRLPPFKPLKKSQVNKLSRKQKKAYFDEYDYRVKLLQKKQWREEVKRLKVLKKKSKDSRREDVDQEDASPATVPVPMPEFVLPHSFDSDNPSYRYRMLEPAPQLLVRPVLDSKGWDHDCGYDGVSLEGNLALAGQFPGAFTVQITKDKKDFNIHLDSSISAKHGENGSTMAGFDIQTIGSQLGYILRSETKFKNFKINKTSAGISITKLSKNVATGLKIEDQIGIGKLLALVGNAGAVRSGGDTAYGANLEVHLKSKEFPVEQDESTLGLSLMKWRGDLGVMANLQSQFSIGRNSKMAINVGMNNRQSGQITIKTSSSELQIALISMIPMAISLLKSIYPGSDLRNRGDHQ
- the LOC110610360 gene encoding translocase of chloroplast 101, chloroplastic isoform X1, with amino-acid sequence MASMPHVSLSKVQGSPSLSTSLLLPAASLPIRAPITPDDDSLDYESADYIDHAYSDTDTSSSIDHGSEEYVSCEEFESASEKFFAGDPDDEKPEESRILDKYQLSKPFVPNPDEESSGNSTVNEQESGVTNEHSHAVGSYSPDLQHNMPVAQLSMDEDDFEELISNEGDGRFSAIFIAPRVKVPAAEEDKDELLLRRDPYVVNKIELLPVEDNDDLLSGNSVRAADHSVPRCEDGKFAGKASPNGFVSVALTEDDSDVVTLEAQVEMENKENSEMKEKVKHVVDDLVSIELRKDGGQVVVPKASIEFSMESKDDAFLSQTGGDARQFVEERLQLDNLEQEKIERIGIDGHNRKSLENDFMDHVYEPCGASQLKEQIAEVINGCGDSCESEMNQVHNILPHIGELKGDGTILLKQQMSEIVNSFNHTFIDVINPDDESIQKIVPEPQEMKVEVVGVEEENAIDFMKGDKGRVFNGSLALEKGSEDASLVEYVDNAFEVNEIQTEDLLGDSDLPEICGGDRLEEASQGDTISLGIRDEANHDSEEVGGQKGLLSEGVEELIFEGTGNIENILSKLEKSSTSSPSPIADDFHDHQETVDGQIILDPDEKLETDKEHETKVFDSATLTLLKAATGAELDGDSTTETLVDSGVVSVGRPAGSGSSFDTISRASQSGMIKDVVNNDTGKEEKKMIEKIQHIRVKYLRLVQRLGHSLEDSIVTHVLHRLVLASGLHVHQESNLEDSKKMAAQLEAEGKDDLDFCLNILVIGKTGVGKSATINSIFGEKKAMVNAFESGTTRVGEIVGIIDGVRFRILDTPGLRSSMKEEATNRRILASIKKITKKYPPDVVLYVDRLDAHTRDLDLSLLASLTNSLTASVWRNAIVILTHAAATPPDGPFGSPLSFEVFVAQRSHSVQLAISQAVGDLRLMHPSMMRPVCLAENHPSCERNKEGQSILPNGQSWRPQLLLLCYSLKILSKVSSLTKPVDPFDHKKLFGLQLHLPLAHLVSSLLQSRPHPKLAAEQGGDDVDSDVELIDLSDSDGENEYDRLPPFKPLKKSQVNKLSRKQKKAYFDEYDYRVKLLQKKQWREEVKRLKVLKKKSKDSRREDVDQEDASPATVPVPMPEFVLPHSFDSDNPSYRYRMLEPAPQLLVRPVLDSKGWDHDCGYDGVSLEGNLALAGQFPGAFTVQITKDKKDFNIHLDSSISAKHGENGSTMAGFDIQTIGSQLGYILRSETKFKNFKINKTSAGISITKLSKNVATGLKIEDQIGIGKLLALVGNAGAVRSGGDTAYGANLEVHLKSKEFPVEQDESTLGLSLMKWRGDLGVMANLQSQFSIGRNSKMAINVGMNNRQSGQITIKTSSSELQIALISMIPMAISLLKSIYPGSDLRNRGDHQ